From Afipia carboxidovorans OM5, one genomic window encodes:
- a CDS encoding glycosyltransferase family 9 protein, with product MALSTFDRGVWRSTKRLYSLARRVRFAFTRTQRATPETIGQVDRILLIRTDKIGDAIISTAFFKALRDHFPNAQIDIVLGRKNAAAASLLPHLDGVFIARKNLIEQARLIRQLRERNYDVVIDMLTGDSMTAAAYAVLAGARLKIGFDDDGTGLYDVPVPRAREPEHQAVQMLRLIAPLKLMLEPEDIHPAIVFSQSAARAVRERLFPEEKDERKLIVVNLSVDPARYWDDEKFIRLVSDLKSPSVRVVLISAPWDLARLEAIGKASEAEWLPPSADISETVATVSCADLVISPDTSIVHIAAARGKPVVALMPNTTIKEWYPFGVPHRALHCATRVADIPYDEVLAAVRELLAGLDSAQPVPSTDKVVS from the coding sequence ATGGCGCTCTCAACCTTTGATCGCGGAGTCTGGCGATCGACCAAACGGCTCTATTCGTTGGCCCGCCGCGTACGCTTTGCGTTCACGCGAACGCAACGTGCGACGCCTGAGACGATCGGGCAGGTCGACCGGATTCTGCTGATCCGCACCGACAAGATCGGTGATGCCATCATCTCGACCGCCTTCTTCAAGGCGTTGCGCGATCACTTTCCAAACGCCCAGATCGATATCGTGCTCGGCCGCAAGAACGCCGCGGCGGCATCGCTGCTGCCGCATCTCGACGGCGTCTTCATCGCCAGAAAAAATCTGATCGAGCAGGCGCGCCTCATCCGCCAACTGCGCGAGCGCAACTACGACGTCGTCATCGATATGTTGACGGGCGACTCCATGACGGCCGCGGCCTATGCGGTGTTGGCTGGTGCGAGGCTGAAGATCGGATTCGATGATGATGGGACCGGGCTTTACGATGTGCCGGTGCCGCGTGCGAGAGAGCCGGAGCATCAGGCGGTGCAGATGCTGCGCTTGATCGCGCCGCTCAAGCTGATGCTCGAGCCCGAGGATATTCACCCGGCCATCGTCTTTTCTCAATCGGCTGCCAGGGCAGTCCGCGAAAGGCTTTTCCCGGAGGAGAAGGATGAACGGAAGCTGATCGTCGTCAATCTGTCGGTCGATCCGGCCCGGTATTGGGACGATGAAAAGTTCATCCGTCTGGTGAGTGATCTTAAATCGCCGTCGGTGCGCGTCGTGCTGATCTCCGCGCCGTGGGACCTGGCGCGACTGGAGGCGATCGGCAAAGCCTCTGAGGCTGAATGGCTGCCGCCTTCGGCCGATATTTCGGAGACGGTCGCGACGGTGTCCTGCGCCGATCTCGTCATCAGTCCCGATACCTCGATCGTGCATATCGCTGCGGCGCGGGGCAAGCCGGTAGTAGCGCTCATGCCCAACACGACCATAAAGGAGTGGTATCCTTTCGGCGTACCCCATCGGGCATTGCATTGCGCGACGAGGGTGGCCGATATTCCCTATGACGAGGTGCTGGCGGCGGTCCGGGAGCTTCTGGCGGGTCTCGACAGCGCGCAACCGGTGCCTTCAACGGACAAGGTGGTCTCCTGA
- a CDS encoding ArnT family glycosyltransferase yields MTDQSHDASRNPTRPSADTAAVPVLIAILLALTAVRLVGLNLSQVDLFFDEAQYWSWAQAPAFGYFSKPPLLAWVIALAQSVCGSGEACVRAPSPIIYALIAIVVYLIAHRLYDARTAFWSALSIVLATGVIFSTRIISTDVPLLLFWSLALLAYVELLEKPRWSFAIVLGLAVGLGMLAKYAMVYFYLGIVLSAWLAPHTRTLLRQPMFWVSVLIAFACLIPNVIWIAQHDFVTFKHTSDNVQGSGASFRPGQALSFLASQFAVIGPITFGVFLVGLAKLWRNTFTHEDRLLIAFAIPPLVLIAGTAMITHYNANWAATAAISVTIFATAILIREARWKLVTTTIALGLSAQTLFIIADAYAPKVSLPFLARGDVYSRTLGWKNLAEAVKEVTQKTGAKSIVTDQRAATAELLYYLRDANLPIYAWRSQAAASDQYDMDIPLTPSAPQPVLAVVECGSPARYRNSYDAVEALPDITVSTGPRSQRSYRALMLSGANGTPPFGRCS; encoded by the coding sequence ATGACCGATCAATCGCACGACGCATCGAGGAACCCGACCCGGCCGTCGGCGGATACGGCTGCCGTTCCCGTGCTGATAGCGATCCTGCTCGCGCTCACCGCCGTGCGGCTGGTCGGGCTCAACCTCTCCCAGGTCGATCTCTTTTTCGATGAGGCACAATACTGGTCGTGGGCGCAGGCGCCGGCCTTCGGCTATTTTTCCAAGCCACCGCTGCTCGCCTGGGTGATCGCGCTCGCGCAATCTGTCTGTGGCAGCGGAGAGGCGTGCGTACGCGCGCCCTCGCCGATCATCTACGCGCTCATCGCAATCGTCGTCTATCTCATCGCGCACAGGCTTTACGACGCCCGCACCGCGTTCTGGAGTGCGCTGTCAATTGTGCTCGCGACCGGCGTCATCTTCTCGACGCGGATCATCTCCACGGATGTGCCGCTTCTGCTGTTCTGGTCGCTTGCCTTGTTGGCCTATGTCGAACTGCTTGAGAAGCCGCGCTGGAGTTTTGCGATCGTGCTCGGCCTCGCCGTCGGCCTCGGCATGCTTGCCAAATACGCGATGGTCTATTTCTATCTCGGGATCGTGCTCAGCGCGTGGCTCGCCCCGCATACCCGCACGCTGCTGCGCCAGCCGATGTTCTGGGTGAGCGTTCTCATCGCGTTCGCCTGCCTGATCCCGAATGTGATCTGGATCGCGCAGCACGATTTCGTCACCTTCAAGCACACGTCCGACAACGTCCAGGGCAGCGGCGCAAGCTTCCGTCCCGGACAGGCGTTATCGTTCCTCGCGAGTCAATTTGCTGTCATCGGGCCGATCACCTTCGGCGTCTTCCTCGTGGGGCTTGCAAAGTTATGGCGCAACACCTTCACGCATGAGGACCGTCTGCTGATTGCATTTGCGATCCCGCCGCTCGTGCTGATCGCGGGCACCGCAATGATCACGCATTACAACGCCAACTGGGCCGCCACCGCTGCGATCTCGGTGACGATCTTTGCGACTGCGATTCTGATCCGCGAGGCGCGCTGGAAACTCGTCACGACAACCATCGCACTCGGCCTGTCCGCGCAGACGCTCTTCATCATCGCGGATGCTTACGCCCCGAAAGTCAGCCTGCCCTTCCTCGCGCGCGGCGATGTCTACAGCCGCACCCTCGGCTGGAAAAACCTCGCCGAAGCGGTGAAGGAGGTTACACAAAAGACCGGCGCGAAAAGCATCGTGACGGACCAGCGCGCGGCCACCGCCGAGCTTCTCTACTATCTGCGCGACGCGAACCTGCCGATCTACGCTTGGCGTTCGCAGGCGGCGGCAAGCGATCAATACGACATGGATATTCCGTTGACGCCGTCCGCGCCGCAGCCGGTGCTTGCCGTGGTGGAGTGTGGCTCACCTGCGCGCTATCGCAACAGTTACGACGCCGTCGAAGCGCTGCCCGATATCACGGTGTCGACAGGCCCGCGTTCGCAGCGCAGCTACCGTGCGCTCATGCTCTCCGGCGCGAACGGCACGCCGCCGTTCGGCCGGTGTTCGTAA
- a CDS encoding acyltransferase family protein yields the protein MSLPYRRDVDGLRAIAVLFVIGFHYFPSAFPGGFVGVDVFFVISGFLITGLIRQDIAADRFSIAQFYGRRIRRIFPALILVLLVALGMGFLFMLPDAFRTLGLNVAASAGFVANIALWLQQDYFAQSAEFNPLLHIWSLGVEEQFYLVWPLILMMLAVRRSAIPVAVGLAGLSFVVNVVQSGNDPVSAFFLPFSRFWELGAGAVLALLHARAGRPVLEREWAGWVGLLLLAVAMVVIDRDRAFPGWWALLPVAGATLLIAAGENARPNRVFLSQPALVYIGLISYPLYLWHWLLLVFARIIRFQKEPTFIMSIGLILAAGVLAHLTYRFVERPIRSAGRLSPKAVSLAAVLAVGGGLGLVVYAKEGLLDRFPHEIQKRMMTTEKESEDAHVCRYDVDVRPSPQCEGEGPAGAPLALVWGDSHAFHLIAGLRALQQERQDFRLARYISFACAPMVDAVASRPRYCNDANAFARQKIELLRPDTVILAARWSAYDGTRGYALLNEERLTRTLEWLKTIGVQHIVVIGQFPHWKLAPSVIPLRDFQFSIFNRPALTEKMPEWDSAYLDVPAFAAEKMVRHVATAEGATFISPAATLCDGDRCLITVPDSGGLPISRDDGHLTPAASTFFIARNASVIRPEYRKETPPR from the coding sequence GTGTCATTGCCTTATCGACGAGACGTTGACGGCCTGCGCGCCATTGCCGTCCTGTTCGTCATCGGCTTTCACTATTTTCCATCGGCGTTTCCCGGCGGCTTCGTCGGCGTCGATGTTTTCTTCGTCATCTCCGGCTTTCTGATTACCGGCCTGATCCGTCAGGACATCGCTGCCGACAGGTTCAGCATCGCCCAATTCTATGGGCGCCGGATCAGGCGCATCTTTCCGGCGCTCATTCTCGTCCTGCTCGTCGCGTTGGGGATGGGCTTTCTGTTCATGCTGCCCGATGCCTTCCGGACACTGGGCCTCAACGTTGCGGCATCGGCGGGCTTCGTCGCCAACATCGCATTATGGCTGCAGCAGGATTATTTCGCGCAGAGCGCGGAGTTCAATCCGCTGCTGCACATCTGGTCGCTCGGTGTGGAGGAGCAGTTCTATCTGGTCTGGCCGCTAATCCTGATGATGCTGGCGGTGCGTCGTTCAGCAATCCCGGTAGCGGTTGGGCTCGCTGGTCTGTCGTTCGTCGTCAATGTCGTGCAAAGCGGAAATGATCCTGTCTCCGCATTCTTCCTGCCGTTCAGCCGCTTCTGGGAATTGGGAGCGGGCGCTGTTCTCGCGCTGCTTCATGCCCGTGCCGGACGTCCTGTTCTCGAGCGGGAATGGGCCGGTTGGGTCGGGCTGCTGCTGCTCGCGGTGGCGATGGTCGTGATCGATCGCGACCGGGCCTTTCCCGGCTGGTGGGCGCTGTTGCCGGTGGCGGGTGCGACGCTCCTGATTGCAGCAGGTGAGAATGCGCGGCCGAACCGCGTTTTCCTGAGCCAGCCTGCGCTCGTTTATATCGGGTTGATTAGTTACCCGCTCTATCTGTGGCACTGGCTGCTTCTCGTTTTCGCACGCATCATCCGCTTCCAGAAAGAGCCGACGTTCATCATGTCGATCGGCTTGATCCTTGCCGCCGGCGTTCTTGCGCATCTCACCTACAGATTTGTTGAGCGTCCGATTCGCTCGGCAGGGCGTCTGTCGCCGAAAGCTGTTTCTCTCGCTGCAGTTCTCGCTGTTGGCGGCGGCCTTGGCCTCGTGGTGTACGCGAAGGAGGGGCTGCTGGATCGTTTTCCGCACGAGATCCAGAAACGCATGATGACGACGGAGAAGGAGTCCGAGGACGCCCATGTATGCCGTTATGACGTCGATGTCCGGCCATCTCCGCAATGCGAAGGTGAGGGACCAGCAGGTGCGCCGCTCGCTCTGGTCTGGGGCGATTCACATGCATTTCATCTGATCGCTGGCCTGCGCGCTCTGCAGCAGGAAAGGCAGGACTTCCGGCTCGCGCGCTACATTTCATTCGCCTGCGCCCCGATGGTGGATGCCGTGGCGTCGCGTCCGCGCTACTGCAACGATGCGAATGCATTCGCGCGGCAGAAGATCGAACTGTTGCGTCCGGATACAGTAATCCTTGCGGCGCGCTGGTCGGCCTATGACGGTACGCGCGGTTATGCGTTGCTGAACGAGGAGAGGCTGACACGAACTCTCGAATGGCTGAAGACGATCGGCGTGCAGCACATCGTTGTTATCGGGCAGTTTCCGCACTGGAAGCTCGCGCCGTCGGTTATCCCGTTGCGGGATTTCCAGTTCAGCATCTTCAACCGTCCCGCTTTGACGGAGAAAATGCCTGAATGGGATTCGGCCTATCTCGATGTGCCTGCGTTTGCGGCGGAGAAGATGGTCCGGCATGTTGCGACAGCGGAAGGGGCGACGTTCATTTCACCGGCCGCAACACTATGTGACGGCGACCGCTGCCTGATCACCGTTCCCGACAGCGGTGGATTGCCGATTTCCCGCGACGATGGCCATCTGACGCCGGCGGCGTCGACATTCTTCATCGCGCGAAACGCGAGCGTTATCAGGCCGGAGTATCGGAAGGAGACACCGCCTCGCTGA
- a CDS encoding MerR family transcriptional regulator yields the protein MEKAPDAFRTISEVADDLDIPAHVLRFWETRFVQIKPMKRSGGRRYYRPDDVELLRGIRRLLYGEGYTIRGVQRILREHGVKAVQNLDETALAPAALSSPSFEPTARRTSEDHVDDHEDEEVLEAEEDEAEDSLDEADEEDEAEDIEIETESPPLGPSMDFVPSMSERIGPLSPRAVRPAPEIPVATVTAPAGMRASTHHSNGADAYAPPGVRQELRRKSLHTDDQAKLRSVLDDLVGARALLDRAMNT from the coding sequence TTGGAAAAGGCACCGGACGCATTTCGGACCATCAGCGAAGTGGCTGACGATCTCGATATCCCGGCTCATGTGCTGCGGTTTTGGGAAACGCGCTTCGTTCAGATCAAGCCGATGAAACGCAGCGGCGGTCGCCGGTACTACCGGCCTGACGACGTCGAACTGCTGCGCGGAATCCGTCGTCTTCTGTACGGCGAGGGCTACACCATCCGTGGCGTGCAACGCATCCTGCGCGAGCATGGCGTGAAGGCCGTTCAGAACCTCGACGAAACCGCGCTCGCACCGGCCGCGCTGTCGAGTCCCTCATTCGAGCCCACCGCGCGCCGTACCTCCGAAGATCATGTCGATGATCACGAGGATGAGGAGGTGCTCGAGGCCGAAGAGGATGAGGCCGAGGACAGCCTCGACGAAGCGGACGAGGAAGACGAGGCAGAGGACATCGAGATCGAGACCGAAAGCCCACCGCTCGGCCCGTCGATGGACTTCGTGCCGTCGATGTCGGAGCGGATCGGCCCATTATCGCCGCGCGCTGTGCGGCCCGCGCCGGAGATTCCCGTCGCAACGGTGACGGCCCCGGCCGGCATGCGTGCTTCCACGCATCACAGCAATGGGGCGGACGCTTACGCGCCGCCCGGCGTGCGTCAGGAACTGCGCCGCAAGAGTCTGCATACGGACGATCAGGCGAAGTTGCGTTCTGTGCTCGACGATCTCGTAGGAGCCCGCGCGCTGCTTGACCGCGCGATGAACACTTGA
- a CDS encoding integration host factor subunit alpha has protein sequence MSESGKTVTRVDLCEAVYQKVGLSRTESAAFVELVLKEITDCLEKGETVKLSSFGSFMVRKKGERIGRNPKTGTEVPISPRRVMVFKPSAILKQRINNGAAAKTNGDVAKVAAG, from the coding sequence ATGAGCGAGAGCGGAAAAACAGTCACGCGAGTCGATTTGTGCGAGGCGGTTTACCAAAAGGTGGGCCTGTCGCGGACGGAGTCGGCAGCTTTTGTCGAGCTCGTTCTGAAAGAGATTACCGACTGCCTGGAGAAGGGCGAAACGGTGAAGCTTTCGTCGTTCGGCTCCTTCATGGTTCGCAAGAAGGGCGAGCGGATCGGACGTAATCCCAAGACCGGGACCGAAGTCCCGATCTCTCCGCGCCGGGTGATGGTGTTCAAGCCCTCGGCCATCCTGAAGCAGCGAATCAATAACGGCGCCGCTGCCAAGACGAATGGCGACGTCGCCAAGGTCGCTGCCGGTTAG
- a CDS encoding beta-ketoacyl-ACP synthase III, whose protein sequence is MSVMRSVVIGYGAYLPERVMTNAELAGMVDTSDEWIVQRTGIRQRHIAAEGEFTSHLGLKAAQAAIANAKIDAQSIDLIVLATSTPDHTFPATAVQVQNGLGIHHGAAFDIQAVCSGFIFALAAADNFLKSGAYKRALVIGAETFSRILDWTDRGTCVLFGDGAGAVVLEAQQQPGTSADRGILTTHLRSDGRHKDKLYVDGGPSTTQTVGHLRMEGREVFKHAVGMITDVIVDAFAATGTTAQDIDWLVPHQANKRIIDASARKLDIAPEKVVLTVDQHGNTSAASIPLALATAAGDGRIKKNDLVMLEAMGGGFTWGSALLRW, encoded by the coding sequence GTGAGTGTGATGCGTTCGGTTGTGATCGGCTACGGTGCATACCTGCCCGAGCGCGTGATGACCAATGCCGAATTGGCAGGCATGGTCGATACCTCGGACGAATGGATCGTTCAGCGCACCGGCATTCGCCAGCGCCATATCGCGGCGGAAGGCGAGTTCACCTCGCATCTCGGCCTCAAGGCGGCGCAGGCGGCGATTGCCAATGCCAAGATCGATGCCCAATCGATCGACTTGATCGTGCTTGCGACCTCGACGCCGGACCATACCTTTCCGGCGACGGCGGTGCAGGTTCAGAACGGCCTCGGCATTCATCATGGCGCGGCGTTCGATATTCAGGCCGTATGCAGCGGCTTTATTTTTGCGCTCGCAGCGGCGGACAATTTTCTCAAAAGCGGTGCTTACAAGCGTGCGCTGGTGATCGGCGCGGAGACCTTCTCCCGCATTCTCGACTGGACCGATCGCGGCACCTGCGTGCTGTTTGGCGATGGCGCCGGCGCGGTGGTGCTTGAAGCACAACAACAGCCCGGAACCAGCGCGGACAGGGGGATTCTCACCACACATCTGCGCTCAGATGGTCGTCATAAAGACAAGCTCTATGTCGACGGTGGGCCTTCGACGACCCAGACCGTTGGCCATCTGCGCATGGAAGGCCGCGAAGTATTCAAGCATGCCGTTGGCATGATTACGGACGTGATCGTCGATGCTTTCGCGGCCACGGGAACGACCGCGCAGGACATCGACTGGCTGGTTCCGCATCAGGCCAACAAGCGGATCATTGATGCCTCCGCGAGAAAGCTCGATATCGCGCCGGAAAAGGTGGTGCTGACGGTCGACCAGCACGGCAATACGTCGGCGGCGTCCATTCCGCTCGCGCTTGCGACAGCGGCTGGCGACGGACGCATCAAGAAAAATGATCTCGTGATGCTGGAAGCGATGGGCGGGGGGTTCACCTGGGGCTCGGCGCTGCTGCGCTGGTAA
- the plsX gene encoding phosphate acyltransferase PlsX — translation MAQKVRIALDAMGGDFGPSVVVPGAGISLTRHPDTEFILFGDSAAINRQLDKHPAMKAVSRVVHTDVAITMEEKPSQALRRGRKTSSMWLALDAVRKGEADVAVSAGNTGALMAMSRFNLRMLPGIDRPAIACVWPTIRSESVVLDVGASIGADARHLASLAIMGSAMARVLFDIERPTVGLLNIGVEEVKGVEEVKEAAELLRSMDLPELEFIGFVEGDGIGKGAADVIVTEGFSGNIALKTAEGTARQIAEYLRSAMSRTWRSKIGYLFAKSAFKALRDKMDPRKVNGGVFLGLNGVVIKSHGGTDAEGFASAVDVGYEMVRYDLLTKINQTFNRDGGSLTRMPTAQEAVS, via the coding sequence ATGGCCCAGAAGGTTCGTATTGCGCTCGATGCCATGGGCGGTGATTTCGGTCCTTCCGTGGTGGTTCCGGGTGCAGGGATTTCGTTGACCCGCCATCCCGACACGGAATTCATCCTGTTCGGCGACAGCGCCGCGATCAATCGCCAGCTCGACAAACACCCGGCGATGAAGGCGGTCTCGCGCGTAGTCCATACCGATGTCGCGATCACCATGGAGGAGAAGCCGAGCCAGGCGCTGCGGCGTGGCCGCAAGACCTCCTCGATGTGGCTGGCGCTCGATGCCGTCCGCAAAGGCGAGGCGGACGTTGCGGTTTCAGCCGGCAACACCGGCGCTCTGATGGCGATGTCGCGCTTCAATCTGCGGATGCTGCCGGGGATCGATCGCCCGGCGATCGCCTGCGTCTGGCCGACCATCCGCAGCGAGTCGGTGGTGCTCGACGTCGGCGCCTCGATCGGAGCTGATGCCCGCCATCTCGCCTCGCTCGCGATCATGGGCAGCGCGATGGCCCGGGTGCTGTTCGATATCGAACGGCCGACGGTGGGGCTCCTCAATATCGGGGTCGAGGAGGTCAAGGGCGTCGAGGAGGTGAAGGAGGCGGCCGAGCTGCTGCGTTCCATGGACCTGCCGGAGCTCGAATTCATCGGCTTCGTGGAGGGCGACGGCATCGGCAAGGGAGCGGCGGACGTCATCGTCACCGAGGGCTTCTCCGGCAACATTGCGCTCAAGACCGCTGAGGGGACCGCTCGTCAGATTGCGGAATATCTGCGCAGCGCGATGAGCCGGACCTGGCGCTCTAAGATCGGTTACCTGTTCGCCAAAAGCGCCTTCAAGGCGCTGCGGGACAAGATGGATCCCCGCAAGGTCAATGGTGGGGTGTTTCTCGGCCTCAATGGCGTGGTCATCAAAAGCCATGGCGGCACCGACGCCGAGGGCTTTGCGTCGGCCGTGGATGTTGGCTATGAGATGGTCCGCTACGATCTCCTGACAAAGATCAATCAAACTTTCAACCGTGACGGCGGATCGCTCACTCGCATGCCGACCGCGCAGGAGGCTGTTTCGTGA
- a CDS encoding YceD family protein yields the protein MSERHESFRNTPSSRNNPWSHPVVVAQIPAAGMHVTFAADVGERAALAEVAGLREVLEAKADFHLTHVRGGGIETRGHVSGLVGQECVVTLEPLESRIDEDVEVIFAEPDTAAAAKPRVDIDGEEPDPPELIVNGTIDLGRLATDILFLGIDPYPRKPGVAFEPAAEAASPEDHPFAALKALQEPPGRGPKKSKKG from the coding sequence ATGAGCGAGAGGCACGAATCCTTTCGGAATACCCCTTCTTCTCGCAATAACCCCTGGAGCCATCCGGTGGTGGTGGCACAGATTCCGGCGGCCGGCATGCATGTGACGTTTGCGGCCGATGTGGGGGAGCGCGCGGCGCTCGCCGAGGTTGCGGGGCTGCGGGAGGTTCTGGAGGCTAAGGCGGACTTCCACCTCACCCACGTCCGGGGCGGAGGCATCGAGACGCGGGGCCATGTCAGTGGGCTCGTCGGGCAGGAATGTGTGGTCACGCTGGAACCGCTCGAAAGCCGGATCGATGAGGACGTCGAGGTGATCTTTGCCGAGCCGGATACGGCTGCTGCGGCGAAGCCACGGGTCGATATCGACGGCGAGGAGCCGGATCCGCCGGAACTCATCGTCAATGGCACGATCGATCTCGGCCGCCTTGCGACCGACATCCTGTTTCTCGGGATCGACCCTTATCCGCGCAAGCCGGGGGTAGCGTTTGAGCCGGCCGCGGAGGCCGCCAGCCCCGAGGATCACCCCTTTGCGGCTCTCAAGGCCCTGCAGGAGCCGCCGGGCAGGGGACCGAAAAAATCCAAAAAGGGCTGA
- a CDS encoding ubiquinol-cytochrome C chaperone family protein: protein MFSFLRKSTSSQRTIEAIYGMIVTQARQPVFYAGYGVPDTVSGRFDMVLLHLWMVLRLLRSVPGGEGASQALFDRFCGDMDDNLREMGVGDLTVPKRMRKFGEAFYGRSAAYDAAVEAGEAQLAIALDRNIFNEANAAGAERLAAYVAQTLTGLAGVAPAAFAAGKWKFPAPNAPDSKVTA, encoded by the coding sequence ATGTTCTCATTCCTCAGGAAATCGACCTCATCGCAACGCACCATCGAAGCCATCTATGGCATGATCGTGACGCAGGCCCGCCAACCCGTATTCTATGCCGGGTATGGTGTCCCGGACACCGTCAGTGGCCGCTTCGACATGGTCCTGCTGCATCTCTGGATGGTGCTGCGGCTGCTTCGGAGCGTGCCGGGCGGAGAGGGGGCGTCTCAGGCACTGTTCGACCGTTTCTGCGGCGATATGGATGACAATCTGCGGGAAATGGGGGTCGGCGACCTCACGGTCCCGAAACGGATGCGCAAGTTCGGCGAGGCCTTCTATGGCCGCTCGGCAGCCTATGATGCCGCGGTCGAGGCCGGGGAAGCGCAACTCGCCATCGCGCTCGATCGTAATATCTTCAACGAGGCCAACGCCGCAGGGGCGGAGCGGCTGGCTGCCTATGTGGCGCAGACGCTGACCGGGCTCGCCGGCGTCGCGCCCGCAGCCTTCGCCGCCGGCAAATGGAAATTTCCGGCCCCCAATGCGCCAGACAGTAAGGTGACGGCATGA
- a CDS encoding outer membrane protein assembly factor BamE, producing the protein MTFRVPFPSFRTPRLKAGAVRGALTALAFGIVLAGCTGEQFQRGYILPPGALEQIQIGASQDQVLVVLGTPSTVATLDGDVFYYISQRTERKVAFMHQQVIDQRVIAVYFDKNRMVRRVANYGLKDGKIFDFISRTTPTSGQEISYLTPLFKLLSFRD; encoded by the coding sequence ATGACGTTTCGTGTCCCCTTCCCGTCTTTCCGCACCCCCCGCCTGAAGGCAGGCGCCGTCCGCGGCGCGCTCACCGCGCTCGCTTTCGGCATCGTACTCGCCGGATGCACCGGCGAGCAGTTCCAGCGGGGCTACATCCTGCCGCCGGGCGCTCTGGAGCAAATCCAGATCGGCGCGAGCCAGGATCAGGTGCTGGTGGTGCTCGGCACGCCATCGACAGTCGCGACGCTCGACGGCGACGTGTTCTACTACATCTCCCAGCGCACGGAGCGTAAGGTCGCCTTCATGCACCAGCAGGTGATCGACCAGCGCGTGATCGCCGTTTATTTCGACAAGAACCGCATGGTACGGCGCGTGGCGAATTACGGCCTGAAGGACGGCAAGATCTTCGACTTCATCAGCCGCACCACACCGACGAGCGGTCAGGAGATCAGCTATCTCACGCCGCTCTTCAAGCTCTTGAGCTTCCGCGACTAA
- a CDS encoding helix-turn-helix domain-containing protein, with protein sequence MLQIGDEAFEMTAVLATRFKELREGRRWSLREAADKTGVSKSMLSKIERGLTSPTATVLGKLAEGFGISISQLVGGEELSGDVVVMPRAEQAVFRVPTTGFERRSLSPLASQNSGVDFVVNVLPPLQSSGTFPPHRAGVEETLTVASGRLGLQLGDEKYDLKAGDAIFYRAHVSHRFDNPSDSEPAVFFIVINNVGGRS encoded by the coding sequence TTGCTGCAGATTGGTGATGAGGCCTTTGAAATGACTGCTGTTCTCGCGACCAGGTTCAAGGAATTACGAGAAGGCAGGCGCTGGTCGCTCCGCGAGGCTGCGGACAAGACTGGTGTGAGCAAGTCGATGCTGTCGAAGATCGAGCGCGGGTTGACCTCGCCGACCGCGACGGTGCTCGGCAAGCTTGCGGAGGGCTTCGGGATCAGCATCTCGCAACTGGTGGGTGGAGAAGAACTCAGCGGCGATGTGGTGGTCATGCCCCGTGCCGAGCAGGCCGTCTTTCGGGTCCCGACCACTGGTTTTGAGCGGCGGTCGCTGTCTCCGCTTGCATCTCAGAACTCGGGCGTCGATTTCGTCGTCAACGTGCTGCCGCCTTTGCAAAGCTCCGGTACGTTTCCGCCACATCGCGCAGGGGTGGAGGAGACGCTCACGGTGGCCTCGGGCCGATTGGGCTTACAGCTCGGAGATGAGAAATACGATTTGAAAGCAGGTGACGCGATCTTCTATCGCGCCCATGTGTCTCATCGGTTCGACAATCCCTCGGATAGCGAGCCTGCCGTCTTCTTCATCGTCATCAACAATGTTGGCGGACGCAGCTGA
- a CDS encoding amino acid synthesis family protein has protein sequence MAISIRKICAFQEEVNYDQRPLSKPFRHVIVAAVIKNPWAGRGYVEDLKPLIEETAAPLGELLASRAVAIMGGADKVEAFGKAAAVGTAGEYEHANALIHTTLFGDPCRKSINGSAWMVGNQKISPVGLTLELPMAHKVDAKNQNYYHTISLSIPDAPHPDEIVVAVGMASGTRPHARI, from the coding sequence ATGGCTATATCGATCCGCAAGATCTGCGCATTTCAGGAAGAAGTTAACTACGACCAACGTCCCCTCTCCAAGCCGTTCCGGCACGTCATCGTGGCCGCCGTCATCAAGAATCCTTGGGCCGGACGCGGGTATGTCGAAGACCTCAAGCCGCTGATCGAAGAGACCGCGGCACCGCTCGGCGAGCTTCTCGCCTCGCGCGCGGTAGCCATCATGGGCGGCGCCGACAAGGTCGAAGCCTTCGGCAAAGCCGCCGCCGTCGGCACCGCCGGCGAATACGAGCACGCCAACGCCCTCATTCACACCACGCTGTTTGGCGACCCCTGCCGCAAATCGATCAACGGTTCGGCGTGGATGGTCGGCAACCAGAAGATTTCACCTGTCGGCCTGACGCTGGAATTGCCAATGGCGCACAAGGTCGACGCCAAGAACCAGAACTATTACCACACCATTTCCCTCTCCATTCCCGACGCGCCTCATCCGGACGAGATCGTCGTTGCGGTCGGAATGGCATCCGGCACGCGCCCGCACGCCCGCATCTAA